In Bombus terrestris chromosome 6, iyBomTerr1.2, whole genome shotgun sequence, a single window of DNA contains:
- the LOC100648320 gene encoding uncharacterized protein LOC100648320 isoform X1: MQCGLCAVVAGLFRRAMCIAGSRRGSGESCYQELTDAEGRRHSQIAPIETGLTAAEIAEHVIEAVEAVEERRSAEITVDSGEQNAVFIRISENAALPTSGVSVTLTEVRNEAKTDTTFRRLSEVDRNLLESLDIGRSRPRPTGRFLTMHKRRRKRLTTRSLTEEPGILDDIFHGLVQCVLQKASNWRFNAFTLETVTGGRSLPVLCVHLFHWYGLLEYFNLDVVTVWKLFAFIEEGYHSTNPYHNSIHATDVTQAMHCFLQEEKIRAHLTNLEIMASLIAAVTHDLDHPGVNQPFLVATSNHLAALYQNTSVLENHHWRSAIGCLLESGVSDQLPANVRPELQRHISSLILATDITRQQEFLIRFKHYLDGNLLEMRRADDRHFILQIALKCADISNPCRPWDISQKWSHKVCEEFFRQGDYERRLNLPVTPLCDRHTTSIPKIQAGFFKFVVTPLYEEWHRFLGDGLSVSLMEHLRTNQKKWEALILQETAKDMETEISELEEVEDAVSSVGDPAAEEDTASIDLLIPAAYVQSSKMQSLPARIGLERVGRRHSVPLSITQPMTLLPRSNVRRESLPTEQSKSRNLLWKLDDQSLLDPSSMSLLSSKTSIPELSPSASNTGERPVSAESLLPEPSIASITNSTEASRLSTVLQSDVEKPSTQTKQLTRQQTFPPLQPYVRTRYLSATAEMSQCYSQILLEADNSASSSCSVKEKSCSDGRCGTPPSKEMDTSNVAMSKEVNMLNKRRGSAIPETFRQKTELVPTIEYPRRHSVQTIRIEDISLKNRYKRPTSAQGTDSTHVFYASLASSRTDKDGHSIEEESKPGTIFVSKTILESEKSISKEQRTTILNKSEQYGSITITAKPKCTNSELRRYSTPVPETKTITTDTSGRRFTAIPVSSELSTHKVFFIGSPPDSPPLVQSVSSSSDSGSDSRKADTNNEIVSIGNKRDPDPMKERNSKVAKLSMDMQMKENVDPRAIEDTKGISLSRKGSQSWTRRRGSAPVGLMSRLDDITAPAIPTRVDHSSRRGSVPNDITRQQGGGFNRLALGPREGNVAGPRRASLPQETALGNLLGNILSLTNERENLPINNNNNNNNTGNSNNNGITRIIDSTGPGMPSPRRGSVPADISELRRDMFNRSSINGKPRNRKKILRRRSSGGPEMFSGGSTDGNDNGTWLKWKRELGKKDSIPEPIVKRRGSLPIEMVAITHAGSGSGARRSSLWRL, from the exons AGGAGAAGTGCGGAGATAACGGTGGACAGTGGGGAGCAGAATGCCGTGTTCATCCGCATTTCCG AAAATGCCGCATTGCCAACATCCGGCGTATCGGTGACTTTGACGGAAGTGCGCAATGAAGCCAAGACAGATACGACGTTCAGACGCTTGTCAGAGGTAGACCGCAACCTGCTAGAGAGTTTGGATATCGGTCGTTCCAGGCCCAGACCCACCGGTCGATTCCTGACGATGCACAAGAGACGCCGTAAGAGGCTTACCACGAGATCCTTAACCGAAGAGCCTGGTATCCTGGACGATATCTTCCACGGCCTGGTTCAG TGCGTGTTACAGAAGGCTAGCAACTGGCGATTTAATGCGTTCACGCTGGAAACGGTGACGGGAG GACGTTCGCTTCCGGTACTATGCGTCCACCTTTTCCACTGGTACGGACTTCTGGAGTACTTCAACCTGGACGTAGTAACCGTGTGGAAATTGTTCG CCTTCATCGAGGAGGGTTATCATAGCACAAATCCTTACCACAACAGTATACACGCGACCGATGTGACGCAGGCGATGCACTGCTTCCTCCAAGAGGAAAAA ATCAGGGCGCACTTAACCAACTTGGAGATTATGGCGTCGCTGATTGCCGCGGTGACGCACGATCTGGATCATCCAGGCGTCAATCAACCGTTCCTAGTTGCCACGAGCAATCACTTGGCTGCTCTCTACCAA AACACGTCGGTTCTTGAGAATCATCATTGGAGATCAGCGATAGGATGTCTTCTGGAGAGCGGAGTTTCCGATCAACTGCCTGCCAACGTGAGGCCAGAACTTCAGCGGCACATCAGTTCGTTGATTTTAGCAACAGACATCACCAGACAACAAGAGTTTCTCATTCGATTCAAA CATTACTTGGACGGTAACCTGCTGGAAATGAGACGCGCGGATGATCGGCATTTCATTCTGCAAATAGCCCTGAAATGCGCCGACATATCGAACCCGTGCAGGCCTTGGGACATCTCGCAGAAGTGGTCGCACAAAGTATGCGAAGAATTCTTTCGTCAAGGTGATTACGAACGTCGTCTAAATCTTCCGGTGACGCCATTATGTGATCGGCATACCACTAGCATACCAAAGATACAGGCTGGATTCTTTAAATTCGTGGTGACGCCTCTATACGAGGAATGGCATCGTTTCCTGGGCGATGGTCTCAGTGTATCGTTAATGGAACACCTGCGTACAAATCAGAAGAAATGGGAAGCTTTAATTCTGCAAGAAACAGCGAAGGATATGGAAACGGAAATCTCGGAACTCGAGGAGGTGGAAGACGCCGTCAGCTCTGTGGGAGATCCAGCTGCGGAAGAGGATACAGCAAGTATCGATTTGCTGATACCAGCTGCGTACGTTCAATCCTCCAAGATGCAGAGTCTGCCAGCGCGAATTGGTCTAGAACGCGTTGGAAGACGCCATTCCGTACCATTAAGTATCACGCAACCTATGACTCTTCTTCCACGAAGTAACGTTAGGCGTGAGAGTCTACCAACCGAACAGAGCAAATCGAGGAATCTTTTATGGAAATTAGATGACCAGAGTCTTTTAGATCCAAGCTCGATGTCTTTATTATCGTCCAAGACCAGTATACCCGAACTTTCCCCGAGCGCCAGTAATACAGGGGAAAGACCGGTCAGTGCTGAAAGTCTTCTGCCAGAACCCAGCATAGCCAGTATCACGAATAGCACTGAAGCCTCGAGATTAAGCACGGTATTACAATCGGATGTGGAAAAGCCAAGTACGCAGACGAAACAACTGACAAGACAACAGACCTTCCCTCCATTACAACCGTATGTCAGAACAAGGTACTTGTCCGCAACCGCGGAGATGTCGCAATGTTACTCACAGATCTTATTAGAGGCAGATAATTCGGCTTCTTCCTCGTGCTCGGTGAAAGAGAAATCGTGCTCGGATGGCCGCTGCGGTACTCCCCCGTCAAAGGAAATGGATACTAGTAACGTTGCAATGTCGAAAGAAGTAAATATGTTAAATAAGAGACGGGGTTCCGCGATTCCGGAAACATTTAGACAGAAAACAGAACTCGTACCAACTATCGAATATCCACGTCGTCATTCGGTTCAAACGATCCGTATAGAAGATATCAGCTTAAAAAATCGATACAAACGACCAACTTCTGCTCAAGGAACAGATTCCACGCATGTCTTCTACGCGTCTTTAGCCAGTTCACGTACTGACAAGGATGGTCACAGCATCGAAGAAGAATCTAAGCCAGGTACTATCTTCGTCTCGAAGACGATATTAGAAAGTGAAAAGTCGATAAGCAAGGAGCAACGGActacaatattaaataaatctgaacaGTATGGTTCGATAACCATTACTGCGAAACCAAAGTGCACCAACTCCGAATTACGAAGATACTCAACTCCTGTGCCAGAAACTAAGACAATAACGACTGATACCAGTGGTAGACGATTTACCGCGATACCAGTATCCTCTGAACTTAGCACACATAAAGTGTTCTTTATTGGTAGCCCGCCAGATTCGCCGCCCCTTGTTCAGAGCGTGTCTTCGTCGAGCGACAGTGGTAGCGACTCGCGAAAGGCAGATACGAATAACGAGATTGTTTCTATCGGCAACAAACGGGATCCAGATCCTATGAAAGAACGAAATTCAAAGGTAGCCAAACTAAGTATGGATATGCAGATGAAGGAGAACGTTGATCCGCGAGCGATAGAAGACACAAAAGGAATTAGTTTGTCTAGAAAGGGAAGTCAG TCATGGACCAGACGACGTGGCTCTGCTCCAGTTGGCCTCATGTCTAGATTAGATGACATTACAGCACCAGCTATACCAACCAGGGTTGATCATAGTTCCAGGCGTGGTTCTGTACCAAATGACATTACTAGACAACAGG GTGGTGGCTTTAATAGGTTAGCCTTAGGACCTCGAGAGGGTAATGTTGCAGGACCTCGAAGAGCAAGTCTCCCGCAAGAAACTGCTCTTGGAAATCTTCTTGGCAATATCTTGTCTTTAACAA ATGAACGAGAAAACCTcccaataaataataacaataataataacaataccgGAAATAGCAACAATAACGGAATAACAAGAATAATCGATAGTACCGGCCCTGGCATGCCGTCACCGCGACGAGGTTCAGTGCCAGCAGACATATCCGAATTACGCCGTGATATGTTCAATAGGAGTAGCATAAATGGTAAGCCTCGTAATCGGAAAAAGATATTGAGGAGAAGGAGTTCCGGAGGACCAGAAATGTTCTCTGGAGGATCCACAGATGGAAACGATAATGGCACATGGCTTAAATGGAAGAGGGAACTAGGAAAAAAGGACTCGATTCCTGAACCGATCGTCAAACGAAGAGGTTCCTTGCCCATAGAGATGGTGGCCATTACTCATGCTG GATCAGGATCAGGAGCACGAAGATCTAGCTTATGGAGGCTTTAG
- the LOC100648320 gene encoding uncharacterized protein LOC100648320 isoform X4, with protein sequence MQKRRSAEITVDSGEQNAVFIRISENAALPTSGVSVTLTEVRNEAKTDTTFRRLSEVDRNLLESLDIGRSRPRPTGRFLTMHKRRRKRLTTRSLTEEPGILDDIFHGLVQCVLQKASNWRFNAFTLETVTGGRSLPVLCVHLFHWYGLLEYFNLDVVTVWKLFAFIEEGYHSTNPYHNSIHATDVTQAMHCFLQEEKIRAHLTNLEIMASLIAAVTHDLDHPGVNQPFLVATSNHLAALYQNTSVLENHHWRSAIGCLLESGVSDQLPANVRPELQRHISSLILATDITRQQEFLIRFKHYLDGNLLEMRRADDRHFILQIALKCADISNPCRPWDISQKWSHKVCEEFFRQGDYERRLNLPVTPLCDRHTTSIPKIQAGFFKFVVTPLYEEWHRFLGDGLSVSLMEHLRTNQKKWEALILQETAKDMETEISELEEVEDAVSSVGDPAAEEDTASIDLLIPAAYVQSSKMQSLPARIGLERVGRRHSVPLSITQPMTLLPRSNVRRESLPTEQSKSRNLLWKLDDQSLLDPSSMSLLSSKTSIPELSPSASNTGERPVSAESLLPEPSIASITNSTEASRLSTVLQSDVEKPSTQTKQLTRQQTFPPLQPYVRTRYLSATAEMSQCYSQILLEADNSASSSCSVKEKSCSDGRCGTPPSKEMDTSNVAMSKEVNMLNKRRGSAIPETFRQKTELVPTIEYPRRHSVQTIRIEDISLKNRYKRPTSAQGTDSTHVFYASLASSRTDKDGHSIEEESKPGTIFVSKTILESEKSISKEQRTTILNKSEQYGSITITAKPKCTNSELRRYSTPVPETKTITTDTSGRRFTAIPVSSELSTHKVFFIGSPPDSPPLVQSVSSSSDSGSDSRKADTNNEIVSIGNKRDPDPMKERNSKVAKLSMDMQMKENVDPRAIEDTKGISLSRKGSQSWTRRRGSAPVGLMSRLDDITAPAIPTRVDHSSRRGSVPNDITRQQGGGFNRLALGPREGNVAGPRRASLPQETALGNLLGNILSLTNERENLPINNNNNNNNTGNSNNNGITRIIDSTGPGMPSPRRGSVPADISELRRDMFNRSSINGKPRNRKKILRRRSSGGPEMFSGGSTDGNDNGTWLKWKRELGKKDSIPEPIVKRRGSLPIEMVAITHAGSGSGARRSSLWRL encoded by the exons ATGCAGAAG AGGAGAAGTGCGGAGATAACGGTGGACAGTGGGGAGCAGAATGCCGTGTTCATCCGCATTTCCG AAAATGCCGCATTGCCAACATCCGGCGTATCGGTGACTTTGACGGAAGTGCGCAATGAAGCCAAGACAGATACGACGTTCAGACGCTTGTCAGAGGTAGACCGCAACCTGCTAGAGAGTTTGGATATCGGTCGTTCCAGGCCCAGACCCACCGGTCGATTCCTGACGATGCACAAGAGACGCCGTAAGAGGCTTACCACGAGATCCTTAACCGAAGAGCCTGGTATCCTGGACGATATCTTCCACGGCCTGGTTCAG TGCGTGTTACAGAAGGCTAGCAACTGGCGATTTAATGCGTTCACGCTGGAAACGGTGACGGGAG GACGTTCGCTTCCGGTACTATGCGTCCACCTTTTCCACTGGTACGGACTTCTGGAGTACTTCAACCTGGACGTAGTAACCGTGTGGAAATTGTTCG CCTTCATCGAGGAGGGTTATCATAGCACAAATCCTTACCACAACAGTATACACGCGACCGATGTGACGCAGGCGATGCACTGCTTCCTCCAAGAGGAAAAA ATCAGGGCGCACTTAACCAACTTGGAGATTATGGCGTCGCTGATTGCCGCGGTGACGCACGATCTGGATCATCCAGGCGTCAATCAACCGTTCCTAGTTGCCACGAGCAATCACTTGGCTGCTCTCTACCAA AACACGTCGGTTCTTGAGAATCATCATTGGAGATCAGCGATAGGATGTCTTCTGGAGAGCGGAGTTTCCGATCAACTGCCTGCCAACGTGAGGCCAGAACTTCAGCGGCACATCAGTTCGTTGATTTTAGCAACAGACATCACCAGACAACAAGAGTTTCTCATTCGATTCAAA CATTACTTGGACGGTAACCTGCTGGAAATGAGACGCGCGGATGATCGGCATTTCATTCTGCAAATAGCCCTGAAATGCGCCGACATATCGAACCCGTGCAGGCCTTGGGACATCTCGCAGAAGTGGTCGCACAAAGTATGCGAAGAATTCTTTCGTCAAGGTGATTACGAACGTCGTCTAAATCTTCCGGTGACGCCATTATGTGATCGGCATACCACTAGCATACCAAAGATACAGGCTGGATTCTTTAAATTCGTGGTGACGCCTCTATACGAGGAATGGCATCGTTTCCTGGGCGATGGTCTCAGTGTATCGTTAATGGAACACCTGCGTACAAATCAGAAGAAATGGGAAGCTTTAATTCTGCAAGAAACAGCGAAGGATATGGAAACGGAAATCTCGGAACTCGAGGAGGTGGAAGACGCCGTCAGCTCTGTGGGAGATCCAGCTGCGGAAGAGGATACAGCAAGTATCGATTTGCTGATACCAGCTGCGTACGTTCAATCCTCCAAGATGCAGAGTCTGCCAGCGCGAATTGGTCTAGAACGCGTTGGAAGACGCCATTCCGTACCATTAAGTATCACGCAACCTATGACTCTTCTTCCACGAAGTAACGTTAGGCGTGAGAGTCTACCAACCGAACAGAGCAAATCGAGGAATCTTTTATGGAAATTAGATGACCAGAGTCTTTTAGATCCAAGCTCGATGTCTTTATTATCGTCCAAGACCAGTATACCCGAACTTTCCCCGAGCGCCAGTAATACAGGGGAAAGACCGGTCAGTGCTGAAAGTCTTCTGCCAGAACCCAGCATAGCCAGTATCACGAATAGCACTGAAGCCTCGAGATTAAGCACGGTATTACAATCGGATGTGGAAAAGCCAAGTACGCAGACGAAACAACTGACAAGACAACAGACCTTCCCTCCATTACAACCGTATGTCAGAACAAGGTACTTGTCCGCAACCGCGGAGATGTCGCAATGTTACTCACAGATCTTATTAGAGGCAGATAATTCGGCTTCTTCCTCGTGCTCGGTGAAAGAGAAATCGTGCTCGGATGGCCGCTGCGGTACTCCCCCGTCAAAGGAAATGGATACTAGTAACGTTGCAATGTCGAAAGAAGTAAATATGTTAAATAAGAGACGGGGTTCCGCGATTCCGGAAACATTTAGACAGAAAACAGAACTCGTACCAACTATCGAATATCCACGTCGTCATTCGGTTCAAACGATCCGTATAGAAGATATCAGCTTAAAAAATCGATACAAACGACCAACTTCTGCTCAAGGAACAGATTCCACGCATGTCTTCTACGCGTCTTTAGCCAGTTCACGTACTGACAAGGATGGTCACAGCATCGAAGAAGAATCTAAGCCAGGTACTATCTTCGTCTCGAAGACGATATTAGAAAGTGAAAAGTCGATAAGCAAGGAGCAACGGActacaatattaaataaatctgaacaGTATGGTTCGATAACCATTACTGCGAAACCAAAGTGCACCAACTCCGAATTACGAAGATACTCAACTCCTGTGCCAGAAACTAAGACAATAACGACTGATACCAGTGGTAGACGATTTACCGCGATACCAGTATCCTCTGAACTTAGCACACATAAAGTGTTCTTTATTGGTAGCCCGCCAGATTCGCCGCCCCTTGTTCAGAGCGTGTCTTCGTCGAGCGACAGTGGTAGCGACTCGCGAAAGGCAGATACGAATAACGAGATTGTTTCTATCGGCAACAAACGGGATCCAGATCCTATGAAAGAACGAAATTCAAAGGTAGCCAAACTAAGTATGGATATGCAGATGAAGGAGAACGTTGATCCGCGAGCGATAGAAGACACAAAAGGAATTAGTTTGTCTAGAAAGGGAAGTCAG TCATGGACCAGACGACGTGGCTCTGCTCCAGTTGGCCTCATGTCTAGATTAGATGACATTACAGCACCAGCTATACCAACCAGGGTTGATCATAGTTCCAGGCGTGGTTCTGTACCAAATGACATTACTAGACAACAGG GTGGTGGCTTTAATAGGTTAGCCTTAGGACCTCGAGAGGGTAATGTTGCAGGACCTCGAAGAGCAAGTCTCCCGCAAGAAACTGCTCTTGGAAATCTTCTTGGCAATATCTTGTCTTTAACAA ATGAACGAGAAAACCTcccaataaataataacaataataataacaataccgGAAATAGCAACAATAACGGAATAACAAGAATAATCGATAGTACCGGCCCTGGCATGCCGTCACCGCGACGAGGTTCAGTGCCAGCAGACATATCCGAATTACGCCGTGATATGTTCAATAGGAGTAGCATAAATGGTAAGCCTCGTAATCGGAAAAAGATATTGAGGAGAAGGAGTTCCGGAGGACCAGAAATGTTCTCTGGAGGATCCACAGATGGAAACGATAATGGCACATGGCTTAAATGGAAGAGGGAACTAGGAAAAAAGGACTCGATTCCTGAACCGATCGTCAAACGAAGAGGTTCCTTGCCCATAGAGATGGTGGCCATTACTCATGCTG GATCAGGATCAGGAGCACGAAGATCTAGCTTATGGAGGCTTTAG
- the LOC100648320 gene encoding uncharacterized protein LOC100648320 isoform X3 yields MIPYSTCLSFGGRHDARRWVVLHDEFSPYPRRSAEITVDSGEQNAVFIRISENAALPTSGVSVTLTEVRNEAKTDTTFRRLSEVDRNLLESLDIGRSRPRPTGRFLTMHKRRRKRLTTRSLTEEPGILDDIFHGLVQCVLQKASNWRFNAFTLETVTGGRSLPVLCVHLFHWYGLLEYFNLDVVTVWKLFAFIEEGYHSTNPYHNSIHATDVTQAMHCFLQEEKIRAHLTNLEIMASLIAAVTHDLDHPGVNQPFLVATSNHLAALYQNTSVLENHHWRSAIGCLLESGVSDQLPANVRPELQRHISSLILATDITRQQEFLIRFKHYLDGNLLEMRRADDRHFILQIALKCADISNPCRPWDISQKWSHKVCEEFFRQGDYERRLNLPVTPLCDRHTTSIPKIQAGFFKFVVTPLYEEWHRFLGDGLSVSLMEHLRTNQKKWEALILQETAKDMETEISELEEVEDAVSSVGDPAAEEDTASIDLLIPAAYVQSSKMQSLPARIGLERVGRRHSVPLSITQPMTLLPRSNVRRESLPTEQSKSRNLLWKLDDQSLLDPSSMSLLSSKTSIPELSPSASNTGERPVSAESLLPEPSIASITNSTEASRLSTVLQSDVEKPSTQTKQLTRQQTFPPLQPYVRTRYLSATAEMSQCYSQILLEADNSASSSCSVKEKSCSDGRCGTPPSKEMDTSNVAMSKEVNMLNKRRGSAIPETFRQKTELVPTIEYPRRHSVQTIRIEDISLKNRYKRPTSAQGTDSTHVFYASLASSRTDKDGHSIEEESKPGTIFVSKTILESEKSISKEQRTTILNKSEQYGSITITAKPKCTNSELRRYSTPVPETKTITTDTSGRRFTAIPVSSELSTHKVFFIGSPPDSPPLVQSVSSSSDSGSDSRKADTNNEIVSIGNKRDPDPMKERNSKVAKLSMDMQMKENVDPRAIEDTKGISLSRKGSQSWTRRRGSAPVGLMSRLDDITAPAIPTRVDHSSRRGSVPNDITRQQGGGFNRLALGPREGNVAGPRRASLPQETALGNLLGNILSLTNERENLPINNNNNNNNTGNSNNNGITRIIDSTGPGMPSPRRGSVPADISELRRDMFNRSSINGKPRNRKKILRRRSSGGPEMFSGGSTDGNDNGTWLKWKRELGKKDSIPEPIVKRRGSLPIEMVAITHAGSGSGARRSSLWRL; encoded by the exons AGGAGAAGTGCGGAGATAACGGTGGACAGTGGGGAGCAGAATGCCGTGTTCATCCGCATTTCCG AAAATGCCGCATTGCCAACATCCGGCGTATCGGTGACTTTGACGGAAGTGCGCAATGAAGCCAAGACAGATACGACGTTCAGACGCTTGTCAGAGGTAGACCGCAACCTGCTAGAGAGTTTGGATATCGGTCGTTCCAGGCCCAGACCCACCGGTCGATTCCTGACGATGCACAAGAGACGCCGTAAGAGGCTTACCACGAGATCCTTAACCGAAGAGCCTGGTATCCTGGACGATATCTTCCACGGCCTGGTTCAG TGCGTGTTACAGAAGGCTAGCAACTGGCGATTTAATGCGTTCACGCTGGAAACGGTGACGGGAG GACGTTCGCTTCCGGTACTATGCGTCCACCTTTTCCACTGGTACGGACTTCTGGAGTACTTCAACCTGGACGTAGTAACCGTGTGGAAATTGTTCG CCTTCATCGAGGAGGGTTATCATAGCACAAATCCTTACCACAACAGTATACACGCGACCGATGTGACGCAGGCGATGCACTGCTTCCTCCAAGAGGAAAAA ATCAGGGCGCACTTAACCAACTTGGAGATTATGGCGTCGCTGATTGCCGCGGTGACGCACGATCTGGATCATCCAGGCGTCAATCAACCGTTCCTAGTTGCCACGAGCAATCACTTGGCTGCTCTCTACCAA AACACGTCGGTTCTTGAGAATCATCATTGGAGATCAGCGATAGGATGTCTTCTGGAGAGCGGAGTTTCCGATCAACTGCCTGCCAACGTGAGGCCAGAACTTCAGCGGCACATCAGTTCGTTGATTTTAGCAACAGACATCACCAGACAACAAGAGTTTCTCATTCGATTCAAA CATTACTTGGACGGTAACCTGCTGGAAATGAGACGCGCGGATGATCGGCATTTCATTCTGCAAATAGCCCTGAAATGCGCCGACATATCGAACCCGTGCAGGCCTTGGGACATCTCGCAGAAGTGGTCGCACAAAGTATGCGAAGAATTCTTTCGTCAAGGTGATTACGAACGTCGTCTAAATCTTCCGGTGACGCCATTATGTGATCGGCATACCACTAGCATACCAAAGATACAGGCTGGATTCTTTAAATTCGTGGTGACGCCTCTATACGAGGAATGGCATCGTTTCCTGGGCGATGGTCTCAGTGTATCGTTAATGGAACACCTGCGTACAAATCAGAAGAAATGGGAAGCTTTAATTCTGCAAGAAACAGCGAAGGATATGGAAACGGAAATCTCGGAACTCGAGGAGGTGGAAGACGCCGTCAGCTCTGTGGGAGATCCAGCTGCGGAAGAGGATACAGCAAGTATCGATTTGCTGATACCAGCTGCGTACGTTCAATCCTCCAAGATGCAGAGTCTGCCAGCGCGAATTGGTCTAGAACGCGTTGGAAGACGCCATTCCGTACCATTAAGTATCACGCAACCTATGACTCTTCTTCCACGAAGTAACGTTAGGCGTGAGAGTCTACCAACCGAACAGAGCAAATCGAGGAATCTTTTATGGAAATTAGATGACCAGAGTCTTTTAGATCCAAGCTCGATGTCTTTATTATCGTCCAAGACCAGTATACCCGAACTTTCCCCGAGCGCCAGTAATACAGGGGAAAGACCGGTCAGTGCTGAAAGTCTTCTGCCAGAACCCAGCATAGCCAGTATCACGAATAGCACTGAAGCCTCGAGATTAAGCACGGTATTACAATCGGATGTGGAAAAGCCAAGTACGCAGACGAAACAACTGACAAGACAACAGACCTTCCCTCCATTACAACCGTATGTCAGAACAAGGTACTTGTCCGCAACCGCGGAGATGTCGCAATGTTACTCACAGATCTTATTAGAGGCAGATAATTCGGCTTCTTCCTCGTGCTCGGTGAAAGAGAAATCGTGCTCGGATGGCCGCTGCGGTACTCCCCCGTCAAAGGAAATGGATACTAGTAACGTTGCAATGTCGAAAGAAGTAAATATGTTAAATAAGAGACGGGGTTCCGCGATTCCGGAAACATTTAGACAGAAAACAGAACTCGTACCAACTATCGAATATCCACGTCGTCATTCGGTTCAAACGATCCGTATAGAAGATATCAGCTTAAAAAATCGATACAAACGACCAACTTCTGCTCAAGGAACAGATTCCACGCATGTCTTCTACGCGTCTTTAGCCAGTTCACGTACTGACAAGGATGGTCACAGCATCGAAGAAGAATCTAAGCCAGGTACTATCTTCGTCTCGAAGACGATATTAGAAAGTGAAAAGTCGATAAGCAAGGAGCAACGGActacaatattaaataaatctgaacaGTATGGTTCGATAACCATTACTGCGAAACCAAAGTGCACCAACTCCGAATTACGAAGATACTCAACTCCTGTGCCAGAAACTAAGACAATAACGACTGATACCAGTGGTAGACGATTTACCGCGATACCAGTATCCTCTGAACTTAGCACACATAAAGTGTTCTTTATTGGTAGCCCGCCAGATTCGCCGCCCCTTGTTCAGAGCGTGTCTTCGTCGAGCGACAGTGGTAGCGACTCGCGAAAGGCAGATACGAATAACGAGATTGTTTCTATCGGCAACAAACGGGATCCAGATCCTATGAAAGAACGAAATTCAAAGGTAGCCAAACTAAGTATGGATATGCAGATGAAGGAGAACGTTGATCCGCGAGCGATAGAAGACACAAAAGGAATTAGTTTGTCTAGAAAGGGAAGTCAG TCATGGACCAGACGACGTGGCTCTGCTCCAGTTGGCCTCATGTCTAGATTAGATGACATTACAGCACCAGCTATACCAACCAGGGTTGATCATAGTTCCAGGCGTGGTTCTGTACCAAATGACATTACTAGACAACAGG GTGGTGGCTTTAATAGGTTAGCCTTAGGACCTCGAGAGGGTAATGTTGCAGGACCTCGAAGAGCAAGTCTCCCGCAAGAAACTGCTCTTGGAAATCTTCTTGGCAATATCTTGTCTTTAACAA ATGAACGAGAAAACCTcccaataaataataacaataataataacaataccgGAAATAGCAACAATAACGGAATAACAAGAATAATCGATAGTACCGGCCCTGGCATGCCGTCACCGCGACGAGGTTCAGTGCCAGCAGACATATCCGAATTACGCCGTGATATGTTCAATAGGAGTAGCATAAATGGTAAGCCTCGTAATCGGAAAAAGATATTGAGGAGAAGGAGTTCCGGAGGACCAGAAATGTTCTCTGGAGGATCCACAGATGGAAACGATAATGGCACATGGCTTAAATGGAAGAGGGAACTAGGAAAAAAGGACTCGATTCCTGAACCGATCGTCAAACGAAGAGGTTCCTTGCCCATAGAGATGGTGGCCATTACTCATGCTG GATCAGGATCAGGAGCACGAAGATCTAGCTTATGGAGGCTTTAG